The Leucoraja erinacea ecotype New England unplaced genomic scaffold, Leri_hhj_1 Leri_264S, whole genome shotgun sequence DNA window CAGGAAAATAGAGGGATAAGAATCGTGTACattgtttaaaccagcgtcttgttcggcatagacattgtgggctgaagggacccgTTCTCATGTTATATTGTACCTTGCTCTATGTCTGTTTGTTAAGGACCAGAGGCGATAGTCACGCTTAGCCATTTGCGTTTGACGAGGAGGTGTTTACCTGAAGGCATATCTGGAAGGGTCATGAGTTGGCTCTGGATCGGCCCAAGTTGCGAGTCTCGGCTCTGGTTCACTGGAGAAAGATAATCGCATGTTTCCACTTTGATGGAAGGAACAAGAAGGcaagttattatctgaatggtgtcgggttaggaaaaggggaagtacaaggagactcactctggccatggaggaggcccaggacagaaaggtcggattcagaatgggagggggggatgggttgaagtgctgagccaccgggagatcgggttagttattgcgaaccgagcggaggtgttgggcgaagcgatcgccgagcctgcgcctggtctcaccgatgtagagcagccgacacctagagcagcggatgcaatagacgaggctggaggaggtgcaggcgaacctctgccgcacctggaacgactgcttggctccttggatggagtcgagggggggaggtaaagcgacaagtgtagcgtttcttgcggttgtaagggaaagtaccagggaagggggcggtggttagggtgggaagggacgaatggaccagggagttgcggagggagcggcctctacggaaaggggaggagatgggagcatctgcagttccttcttaaacaatagataaggtagataatcgccatagagggagtgcagagaaggttcaccagactgattcctgggatgtcaggactgtcttatgaagaaagactggatagacttggtttatactctctagaatttaggagattgagaggggatcttatagaaacttacaaaattcttaaggggttggacaggctagatgcaggaagattgttcccgatgttagggaagtccaggacaaggggtcacagcttaaggataagggggaaatcctttaaaaaccgagatgagaagaacttttttcacacagagagtggtgaatctctgggactctctgccacagagggtagttgaggccacagttcattggctatatttaagagggagttagatgtggcccttgtgactaaagggatcagggggtatggagagaaggcaggtacaggatactgagttggatgatcagccatgatcatatcgaatggcggtgcaggctcaaagggccgaatggcctgtactcctgcacctaatttctatgtttctataatcagaacctttttcctaagGTATGCAAAGTCACCACATAAATGGTACCGAAGTACAGTATACTTGCATCCATGCAAATTGTGGAATTAGGAAGGGACCGAGACTAGGTTATAAAGAAAACTTTTCCTAGACTGACGAggatatgtaaaaatgttcctaCCTTTCCATCTAATGACTCCTCCAGATAGAGCAATCAGAATACCGACTAATCCAGCCATTATTCCAACCACATATCCATAGACTGGTCCGTTTTGATTCTGGTGAACTGGAGAAAAAGAGCTAGAGTCAGAAGATGTTACATTAAACGCAACTCTATCAGAAGGAATATTGTgggagatgggtctcgacccgaaaagtcgcccattccttctctccagagatgctgcctggcgcgctgagttactccagcattttgtgactatgtgGGCAACTCTATCAGACTtcggttacccccccccccccccaaccacgagATTCCGGCCTGCAAAGTCGGCCGTGGAAGTCAGTCGGTGATGGGAATGGATCTGTTGTTTGTGGCCGGGACCGGCAGGAGAGGAGGGAGCAGGGAAACTTATCAGCCGTAGAAGTCCCGATTCTGATCCTTACCCCAAACTGCAGTCAGGTTGTCAGGCACGCTCGTGTGTGTGATTTGGCAGGAATAGGTGTCGCCGATTCCACTGGGGTCAACACTAAGCTGTAGTCTCATCTGGAACGTCCCGTCAAAGTTGGGCAGAACGTTGCTCCTTAGCACCTCTTGGTCGATGTCTTTGCCGTTCCGCAGCCAGGTGGTGTTGATGTCCATCGGGTAAAACCCATCCACTCTGCAGGTCAGGACCAAGGGATGTCCCTGTGCATTTGGACGCCTTGAGGTGATCGTGATCGCAGGTTTCGCTGAAGTGGACAGGAACAAACACAGAGTGTCAACGTGCTCAACGGCGTCAGGATTTTTagtcaagacaagacaagacaagtcacatttatttctatagaacatttaaaaaacaactctcgttggccaaagtgctttgcatttgttataagaatagcacaacaaaacaaactacatacataggttacacagaaaagctggagaaactcagcgggtgcagcagcatctatggagcgaaggaaataggcaacgtttcgggccgaaacccttcttcagactgatcgggggtgggggtaggtggggacaagaaagggaaaaggaggagtagccagaaggctggagggtgggaggagacagcaggggagctgaggaaggggaggagacagcaaggactaacaaaattgggagaattcgatgttcatgcccccggggtgcagactccccaaacggaatatgaggtgctgttcctccaatttccggtgctgctcgctgtggccatggaggagacccaggacagagaggtcggaggcggagtgggagggggagttgaagtgctgagccaccgggaggtcagcttggttattgcggaccgagcggaggtgttcggcgaaacgatcgcccaacctccgcttggtctcaccgatatagatctgctgacatctagagcagcggacgcaatagatgaggttggaagagatgcaggtaaacctctgtcgcacctggaacgattgcttgggtccttgaacggagtcgaggggggaggtaaagggacaagtgttgcatctcttgcggttgcaagggaaagtgcccggggagggggtggaccgagaggggaagggaagaattgacaagggagttatggagggagcggtctttgcggaaggcagatatggggggagatgggaagatgtggcgagtagtggggtcacgttggaggtggcgaaactgacggaggattattttttgtatgtgacggctggtggggtgaaaggtgaggactagggggactcggcccttgttgtgagtgcggggatggggagagagagcagtgttgcggggtatggaggagaccctggtgcaagcctcatttatggtggaggaggggaacccccgttccctgaatagtgaggacatttcagatgtcctggtgtggaacgcctcatccgtggagcagatgcggcgtagacggaggaattgggagtaggggatggagtccttacaggaagcagggtgggaagaagtgtagtccagatagccatgggagtcagtgggtttatagtgtatgtcggttagaagtctatcacctgcaatggagatagtgaggtcaaggaatggtagggaagtgtcggaaatggtccaggtgtatttcagtgccggatggaaattagtggtgaagtggatgaagtcagtcagttgtgtaaggggagtctgcacccccggggcatgaacatcgaattctcccaattttgttagtccttgctgtctcctccccttcctcagctcccctgctgtctcctcccaccctccagccttctggctactcctccgtttccctttcttgtccccacctacccccacccccgatcagtctgaagaagggtttcggcccgaaacgttgcctatttccttcgctccatagatgctgctgcacccgctgagtttctccagcttttctgtgtaaccttcgattctccagcatctgcagtttcctcttaaacaaactacatacatatatacatgtagccctcagtcagaggacatcaggaaaggcttgggagtatggataagtctttagtcttgacttaaaagagtcgatagaGGGGGCTGttcgttctgatgggaaagggggatgctgttccacagtctaggggctgcaaccgcaaaggcgcagtcGATCGCCCCTGAGCTTGTGCCTAGACCGCGTGATGTGAAGCCGTGCAAAACCTTACCCGTCTCAGCTCGGATGGCTCCTTTAACTATGTGCGAGATCATTGGCCAGCGGCGCATGTACCGAACATAGTTTCTGATAACTCTCTCATTTTTcttcagctccactggctccctgtgcgtttccgtataaacttcaaaatactcctccatgtctacaaagccctgaaTGGCATATGGCTCCGCCAGCCGGTGTTTGGCTACAAACGTGTTCGAGGAGTATTCAAAGCTGATGAACTCTTTGCCGTCGAATGCAAATCGCAGGACCGCCAGGGAGGAATCTTCACCAGCGCAAGAAATGCTCACTTGACCCACGTGCATCCCTGGTGAGCGGAAAATAATCGATGTTACGCACCGCTGGggtgaaagtcaagtcaagtcaagtcacatttatttctatagcacatttaaaaaacaactctcgttggccaaagtgctttacatttgttataagaatagcacaacaaaacagactacatacatatatacat harbors:
- the LOC129693327 gene encoding class II histocompatibility antigen, B-L beta chain-like isoform X2 — encoded protein: MHVGQVSISCAGEDSSLAVLRFAFDGKEFISFEYSSNTFVAKHRLAEPYAIQGFVDMEEYFEVYTETHREPVELKKNERVIRNYVRYMRRWPMISHIVKGAIRAETAKPAITITSRRPNAQGHPLVLTCRVDGFYPMDINTTWLRNGKDIDQEVLRSNVLPNFDGTFQMRLQLSVDPSGIGDTYSCQITHTSVPDNLTAVWVHQNQNGPVYGYVVGIMAGLVGILIALSGGVIRWKVNQSRDSQLGPIQSQLMTLPDMPSGVSAVREDTQLCEDVTSLPSPVSVNVSEV
- the LOC129693327 gene encoding class II histocompatibility antigen, B-L beta chain-like isoform X3 — encoded protein: MHVGQVSISCAGEDSSLAVLRFAFDGKEFISFEYSSNTFVAKHRLAEPYAIQGFVDMEEYFEVYTETHREPVELKKNERVIRNYVRYMRRWPMISHIVKGAIRAETAKPAITITSRRPNAQGHPLVLTCRVDGFYPMDINTTWLRNGKDIDQEVLRSNVLPNFDGTFQMRLQLSVDPSGIGDTYSCQITHTSVPDNLTAVWVHQNQNGPVYGYVVGIMAGLVGILIALSGGVIRWKGVSAVREDTQLCEDVTSLPSPVSVNVSEV
- the LOC129693327 gene encoding class II histocompatibility antigen, B-L beta chain-like isoform X1; the protein is MHVGQVSISCAGEDSSLAVLRFAFDGKEFISFEYSSNTFVAKHRLAEPYAIQGFVDMEEYFEVYTETHREPVELKKNERVIRNYVRYMRRWPMISHIVKGAIRAETAKPAITITSRRPNAQGHPLVLTCRVDGFYPMDINTTWLRNGKDIDQEVLRSNVLPNFDGTFQMRLQLSVDPSGIGDTYSCQITHTSVPDNLTAVWVHQNQNGPVYGYVVGIMAGLVGILIALSGGVIRWKVETCDYLSPVNQSRDSQLGPIQSQLMTLPDMPSGVSAVREDTQLCEDVTSLPSPVSVNVSEV